TGCCAGCACCGCAGCGGCCAGCAGCTCTCCTGGGTAGCTATCTTGGGAAGGCCGATTCGAGCGAAGGGCTAGATCGGCTGGAAGCCGAGGTCGAGCCGGATCCGGTTGACGATGTAAGTCCCGTCCCGGGTTGGCAAAATACGCTCTACGTTGGCGCTGTCGATCTTCACATTGGCAAAGCGCGGCCCGGCCGAGACGTCATGGACGGCTCTGGCAAAGGCCTCCACCTCGGCCATGGTCGAGATCGCCCGGCTGTCGGGGATGCCGCAGGCCCTGGCGACACCGACGAGGTCGGCGGCCACGGAGGTGTGGCTGGTCTGGCCGCCGGTCTCGCCGTAGCACTCGTTGTCAAGCACCACGATCGAGAGGTTGGACGGCTTCTGCAGGCCGATGGTGGCGAGGCTCCCCATGCCCATCAGCATCTCGCCGTCGCCGGTGATGACCAGCACCGGCAGTTTTGGCTGCGCCAGAGCAAGTCCGAGGCCAATCATCGCGGCCCCACCCATGCCACCCCAGAGATAGAAGTTGCGCGCGTGGTCGCCGGCGGCGGTGATGTCGTTGGTGGAAGCCCCGAGGCCGCCGATCGCGACGACCTCCTTGCGGTTCGCAAGCAGCGTGGACACCACCTGGCGGCGATCGAGAAGATTGGCCCTGCTCATTTGGTGAAAACCTTGGCGCCGATCAGGCGCTGCGACAACAGGACGGCGGTTGGCGTGAGGGCATTGTAGGCCTGCGCCGCAGCCGCTTCGAGCACGGCCGGCACCTCGGCTGCGTTCGAGGCGCGCAGCACCTTGACGCCAGAGAGCTCGAAGACGCCCTGCGTGGTCGACCCCATCGGCACCTGCCACGGATTGAACTCGCCCCACTCCCCACGCATGGTCACCAGGGTCAGGAACGGGAAGCGCAGGATCGGGATCAGCGACAGCATGTTGATGCAATTGCCGACCCCGCTCGACTGCATCAGCAACACGCCGCGCTGTCCGCCGGCCCAGGCGCCGGCCAGGAGCGCCACGCCCTCCTCCTCCGTCGTCAGCGCAATGCCGCGCATCGTGGACGAGCCCAGAACGCGCTGGATCAGCTTCGAGTGACCGGCGTCAGGTACGTAAGGCACCTGCCGGACGTCGAAGCGTTGCAATGTCGCGAAAATATCGTCCGGCCACGTCAGGGCCGTGTCGGCAGCGTCAGCGCGGGCGTGCATTTTCCTGTCCGGTCGGCTAGCAAATCGTGGCACGACTGTAGACGGTGAGCTGCATCGCTCGAAAGAGCGAAAACGGCATATCGGTCTCAACCGGCGAGTATGGCGGCATGAACGCAGATGCGAGAGAACTGGCGGCCAATTTCGATCTGGAGAAGCTGACGCCCGAATTCTACGACAATCCCTACCCGACTTATCGTGCACTGCGGGAGAACGAGCCAGTCAAGCGCCTGCCGAACGGCACCGTGTTCCTGACCCGCTACGACGATCTCGTCGCTACTTACAAGAACACAAAGTCGTTCAGCTCGGACAAGAAGCGCGAGTTCGCGCCGAAATACGGCCCGTCCCTGCTCTACGAGCACCACACCACCAGTCTCGTTTTCAACGATCCGCCCTCCCATACCCGCGTGCGGCGCCTGATCATGGGCGCGCTGTCGCCGCGCGCCATCGCCGGCATGGAACCTGACCTGATCAGACTGGTCGACGGCCTGCTCGACGCCATTGCTGCCAAGGGCCATTGCGAGCTGATCGACGACTTTGCCGCCTCCATTCCCATCGAAGTGATCGGCAATCTGCTCGACGTTCCTCACGACGAGCGCGAGCCGCTCCGCGACTGGTCGCTGGCGATCCTGGGCGCGCTCGAACCTGTCGTGTCGACCGAGGCCGCGGCACGCGGCAATCGCGCCGTGAAGGACTTCCTCGCCTATCTCGAGACGCTTGTCGCGCGCCGGCGCCAGAAGCCGGGCAATCCCAAGCGCGACGTGCTGACGCGCCTGATCCAGGGCGAGGAGAATGGCGAGCGGCTGACCGAGAAGGAATTGCTGCACAACTGCATCTTCCTGCTCAACGCGGGACACGAGACCACGACCAACCTGATCGGCAACGGCCTGGTCGCACTGCACCGTAGTCCGGATCAAAAGCTGAAGCTGATCGACAATCCGGAGCTGATCAAGACGGCGGTGGAAGAGATGCTACGCTATGAGAGTTCGAACCAGCTCGGCAATCGCATGACTACGGAACGCGTCGAGCTCGGTGGCGTCATGCTCGATGCGGGCACGTCGGTCACGCTGTGCATCGGTGCGGCCAACCGTGATCCCGCGCAGTTTCCGGATCCCGAAAGCTTCGACATCGCGCGCACGCCGAACCGGCATCTCGCCTTCGCGACCGGGGCGCATCAATGCGCCGGCATGGCGCTGGCGCGGCTCGAAGGCGCCATTGCGATCTCCCGCTTCCTGGCGCGCTTTCCGCGCTATGCCCTGAGCGCTCAGCCGGTGCGGGGCGGACGGGTGCGGTTCCGTGGCTTTTTGAGCGTACCCTGCTCCATCGGCTGAGCATTTTTGAACGAGCCGCGCATGATCGGTTAGAATGCACGAGGTACATGAGCTGGAGTGACGAAGGATGAGTAGTCCGCCAGTCGCTGATTTCATCGCGAGGGAGGCGCGCTTCGGCGCCCGCAACTACGAGCCGCTCGGCGTTGTCCTCTCGCGCGGCGAAGGCGTTTTTGTTTGGGACACCCAAGGCAACCGATATCTGGATTGCCTCTCGGCCTATTCGGCGCTCAACCAAGGCCACTGCCATCCGAAAATCCTGGCCGCGATGGTCGAACAGGCCAGCCGACTGACCCTGACCTCGCGTGCATTCCACAACGATCAGCTCGCTCCCTTCTATGAAGAGATCGCAGAGCTGACTGGCTCCCACAAGGTGCTGCCGATGAACAGCGGGGCCGAGGCAGTGGAGAGCGCGATCAAATCCGTCCGCAAATGGGGCTATGAGGTGAAGGGGGTGCCCGAGGGGCAAGCCGAGATCATCGTCTGCGCCAACAATTTCCATGGACGCACCCTCGGTATCGTCGGCTTCTCGACCGACGCGGCCACGCGCGAACATTTCGGCCCCTTCGCGCCGGGCTTCAGAATCATTCCCTTCGGCGATCTCGCAGCGCTGAAAGAAGCAATTACGCCGAACACCGTCGCCTTCCTGGTCGAGCCGATCCAGGGCGAAGCCGGCGTCATCATTCCACCAGCAGGCTATTTCGCGGGGGTACGCGCGCTCTGCACCGCGCACGAGGTGATGCTGATCCTCGACGAAATCCAGACCGGGCTCGGCCGCACCGGCAAGCTGCTTGCGGAACAGCACGAGGGCATCGAGGCGGATGTGACGCTGCTCGGCAAAGCTTTGTCCGGCGGCTTCTATCCGGTCTCGGCCGTGCTTTCCAACAACGAGGTGCTCGGCACGCTGAAACCCGGCCAGCATGGCTCGACATTCGGTGGCAACCCGCTCGCCTGTGCGGTGGCGCGGGCGGCGCTCCGCGTTCTCGTCGAGGAAGGAATGATCGAGAACGCTTCGGTACAGGGTGAGCGCTTCCTGCAAGGCCTCCGCAGCATCCGCGCCAACACCGTCCGCGAGGTGCGCGGACGCGGGCTGATGCTGGCGGTCGAGCTCAATCCCGAGGCCGGACGTGCCCGCCGCTATTGCGAGGCTCTGCAACTCGAAGGCATTCTCGCTAAGGACACCCACGAGCACACGATCCGCTTCGCCCCGCCGTTGGTGATTACCAGCGATCAGGTTGACTGGGCGCTGGAGCGGATCGCGGCCACCCTTACTGTGGATTTGACGTAAGGCCCGCCTGCGTCGGAATGGCGCAATGCCGGCGGCGGCCGAACGATTTCGTCACCTGCGCGTTGACAGTTGCGGGCGATTGGATGAGCGGAGCTACTATCATGCTTCCGCGAGGTGCTTGCCTTACGGCCTTCCTGGTTGGCGTCTCCATGCTGGCGACGAGTGCCGGCGCGCCCGCCCAGGAACATGGAAGAGGTGGACCACCGGCTCCGGCTGCACGACCGGCAGCGCCACCGGCGATGGCCCGTCCGTCAGCACCACCACCGATGGCCCGTCCGGCGGCACCGCCGGCCATGGCGCGTCCCGCCGCACCGGCATTCCATCCACCAGTCATGCCGCAGCGACCGGCGATGGCGCCACATCCGGCGCCCCACATCGCCTCACCGCCGCCGCGCCCGACCCCACACATTGCCGCGCCGCCGCGTCCGGCCCCGCACGTGGCGGCACCGCGGCCTGAATTCCATCGGGCACCGGCAGCACCGCAGCGTCCGGCCATGGCGCCGCGGCCGACGCCGCATATCGCAGCCCCTTCACGCCCCAGCGCGCCGCCCGCCGTGAGCGAGCGGCCGGGACGGCCGCGCGAGACGCTCTCGCGCCAACCCGCCGAACGCCAGGGCCGCATCGACCGCTTGCAGCAGCGCGTGCAGACGTTGCAGTCGCAAAAGCCGGAAGGCGCAAGAGCGCAACGCGAGCAGCAACGGCTGCTGCAGTCGCAGAGCCGGCTGCTTGAGCGCGAGCAGCGAGTGCAACAGCGCGAGCAGCACGTCGAGCAGCGGCAGCGCGAGATGCTGACGCGTCAGAGCACAGAACGGCAGAGCCGCATCGATCGCATGCAGCAGCGCGTCCAGCAACTGCAGTCGCAGAAGCCGGAAGGCCTGCGGGCGCAGCGTGCACAGGAGCGGGCACTGCAGACACAGAACCGTCTGCTCCAGCGCGAGCAGGGCATGCAACAGCGGGATCAGGCGCGCCTGCAGCGGCTGAGACCGCAGCCTTCGGCCGAGCGATCCGCCGCTGCGACCGCCGCGCAAGCCGCGGCACGCGGACGGTTTGCCGCCCGCTTCCGCGGCGACGACGCACTGAATGCGCGCGCGGCGATCGCCGCCCGGCAGCACGGCTGGGCTCC
The DNA window shown above is from Bradyrhizobium sp. CB1650 and carries:
- a CDS encoding thiamine pyrophosphate-dependent enzyme — protein: MSRANLLDRRQVVSTLLANRKEVVAIGGLGASTNDITAAGDHARNFYLWGGMGGAAMIGLGLALAQPKLPVLVITGDGEMLMGMGSLATIGLQKPSNLSIVVLDNECYGETGGQTSHTSVAADLVGVARACGIPDSRAISTMAEVEAFARAVHDVSAGPRFANVKIDSANVERILPTRDGTYIVNRIRLDLGFQPI
- a CDS encoding phosphonopyruvate decarboxylase → MHARADAADTALTWPDDIFATLQRFDVRQVPYVPDAGHSKLIQRVLGSSTMRGIALTTEEEGVALLAGAWAGGQRGVLLMQSSGVGNCINMLSLIPILRFPFLTLVTMRGEWGEFNPWQVPMGSTTQGVFELSGVKVLRASNAAEVPAVLEAAAAQAYNALTPTAVLLSQRLIGAKVFTK
- a CDS encoding cytochrome P450, translated to MNADARELAANFDLEKLTPEFYDNPYPTYRALRENEPVKRLPNGTVFLTRYDDLVATYKNTKSFSSDKKREFAPKYGPSLLYEHHTTSLVFNDPPSHTRVRRLIMGALSPRAIAGMEPDLIRLVDGLLDAIAAKGHCELIDDFAASIPIEVIGNLLDVPHDEREPLRDWSLAILGALEPVVSTEAAARGNRAVKDFLAYLETLVARRRQKPGNPKRDVLTRLIQGEENGERLTEKELLHNCIFLLNAGHETTTNLIGNGLVALHRSPDQKLKLIDNPELIKTAVEEMLRYESSNQLGNRMTTERVELGGVMLDAGTSVTLCIGAANRDPAQFPDPESFDIARTPNRHLAFATGAHQCAGMALARLEGAIAISRFLARFPRYALSAQPVRGGRVRFRGFLSVPCSIG
- the rocD gene encoding ornithine--oxo-acid transaminase, which encodes MSSPPVADFIAREARFGARNYEPLGVVLSRGEGVFVWDTQGNRYLDCLSAYSALNQGHCHPKILAAMVEQASRLTLTSRAFHNDQLAPFYEEIAELTGSHKVLPMNSGAEAVESAIKSVRKWGYEVKGVPEGQAEIIVCANNFHGRTLGIVGFSTDAATREHFGPFAPGFRIIPFGDLAALKEAITPNTVAFLVEPIQGEAGVIIPPAGYFAGVRALCTAHEVMLILDEIQTGLGRTGKLLAEQHEGIEADVTLLGKALSGGFYPVSAVLSNNEVLGTLKPGQHGSTFGGNPLACAVARAALRVLVEEGMIENASVQGERFLQGLRSIRANTVREVRGRGLMLAVELNPEAGRARRYCEALQLEGILAKDTHEHTIRFAPPLVITSDQVDWALERIAATLTVDLT